One Dioscorea cayenensis subsp. rotundata cultivar TDr96_F1 chromosome 15, TDr96_F1_v2_PseudoChromosome.rev07_lg8_w22 25.fasta, whole genome shotgun sequence genomic region harbors:
- the LOC120277229 gene encoding homeobox protein HOX1A isoform X1 produces the protein MAGASNSKSPKANMKRVVAKESTNSAHKGKKISPKPGAQRYSLRSALNGVRVLRSMSNGKSNSPVMSDKSNSRSRSKSKSKSPVKKSVSLPVQPVTERRKKKKVRKVTADEFSKIRNRIYYLLKRISYEQNLIDAYSGEGWRGQSLEKIKPEKELERAKSEILRCKLKIRDLFHHLDSLLSKGRFEDSLFDSEGQISSDDIFCATCNTKDVTANNDIILCDGICDRGFHQKCLNPPLLSENIPSGDEGWLCPACDCKVDCFDLLNEFQGSDLTIENTWENVFPEAAASTNSGMQHDESGFPSDDSEDDDYDPDVPVVDEEDQEEGYSSEESDSISLSEESGGLKHELQNKDLGLPSDDSEDDDYDPNRQDIDEKTKKTRSSSDESDFSSDSDEFCALLSKASDANEVSESCKPSTSSSERRRASQRNKSTINSAPLSLSEPNMNQENAIPVSEKTQHEHLDYKKLQAEGNGKTYYNSTDDEDWSNVNTKKKGKGDPHSTKKKGSRRSKGKLAEDGGTVNSGLDLLQASQISNELTPLGTQVRSEAHQVNMFVAERLGDSHGPDSNGNARPIPRRSLGGAISQKLLQSFGESQYPARHTKERLAAELGLTFQQVSKWFENTRRSLRASQAITPLAVSQPGMNNRDESQAKETNQAGIITPTNGNAASASLICVTTPSKTAAASNSQGLYTGSSFSNGQNSGSGRGKRNKSVEDGKQEVQDVSTSNIVDKTRELIDKDRQKAIARELRKRRKCM, from the exons ATGGCAGGAGCATCGAATTCGAAATCACCAAAAGCAAATATGAAGCGTGTAGTGGCAAAAGAGTCTACTAATTCAGCTCATAAAGGAAAAAAGATCTCTCCGAAACCCGGGGCCCAGAGATATAGTTTAAGATCTGCTCTCAATGGTGTTAGAGTTCTGAGATCAATGTCAAATGGAAAAAGTAATTCCCCTGTCATGTCCGATAAGAGTAACAGTAGGAGTAGGAGTAAGAGTAAGAGTAAAAGCCCTGTAAAAAAGTCTGTTAGTCTCCCGGTACAGCCAGTaacagaaagaagaaaaaagaagaaagtgagaAAAGTTACAGCTGATGAATTCTCTAAAATCAGGAATCGTATATATTACTTGCTGAAAAGAATAAGTTACGAACAGAATCTGATTGATGCATATTCAGGGGAAGGATGGAGAGGGCAAAG TTTGGAAAAAATTAAGCCTGAGAAGGAGCTTGAACGAGCCAAATCTGAAATTTTACGCTGCAAACTAAAAATCCGTGACTTGTTTCACCATTTGGACTCTTTATTATCCAAGGGAAGATTTGAGGACTCTTTGTTTGATTCTGAGGGACAAATTTCTAGTGATGAT ATATTTTGTGCCACATGCAATACAAAGGATGTTACCGCTAATAATGATATTATCCTCTGTGATGGAATTTGTGATCGTGGTTTCCACCAAAAGTGCTTGAACCCTCCATTGTTGAGTGAAAATA TTCCATCTGGAGATGAAGGTTGGTTGTGCCCTGCGTGTGATTGCAAGGTAGACTGCTTTGACTTGCTCAATGAATTTCAAGGAAGTGACTTGACTATTGAGAATACATGGGAG AATGTTTTTCCTGAGGCAGCTGCCTCCACAAATAGTGGTATGCAGCATGATGAATCTGGCTTTCCATCAGATGATTCGGAGGATGATGATTATGATCCTGATGTTCCTGTTGTTGATGAGGAAGACCAGGAAGAAGGATATAGTTCTGAAGAATCTGATTCCATTTCCTTGTCAGAGGAATCTGGGGGTTTAAAGCATGAACTACAGAACAAAGATTTGGGTCTCCCTTCTGATGATTCTGAAGATGATGATTATGACCCGAATAGGCAAGACATTGATgaaaaaactaagaaaacaagatCAAGTTCTGATGAGTCAGATTTTTCGTCTGATTCTGATGAATTCTGTGCATTACTTTCAAAAGCATCGGATGCTAATGAAGTTTCTGAATCTTGTAAGCCTTCCACCAGTTCTAGTGAAAGAAGACGTGCTTCTCAAAGAAATAAGTCTACAATAAATTCCGCGCCTCTTTCTTTATCAGAGCCTAATATGAACCAAGAAAATGCTATACCTGTATCAGAGAAAACGCAGCATGAACATCTAGATTATAAAAAGTTACAAGCG GAAGGCAATGGTAAGACGTATTATAATTCAACTGATGATGAAGACTGGTCTAACGTGAATACAAAGAAGAAAGGTAAGGGAGATCCTCATTCTACAAAGAAGAAAGGCTCTAGAAGATCCAAGGGCAAGCTTGCTGAGGATGGAGGAACTGTGAACTCAGGGTTGGATCTACTTCAGGCCTcccaaatttcaaatgaattgACACCTTTGGGAACACAAGTCAGGTCAGAGGCCCATCAGGTCAATATGTTTGTAGCTGAACGACTTGGTGATTCCCATGGACCTGATTCTAATGGCAATGCGAGGCCTATTCCACGTAGGTCTCTGGGTGGTGCAATATCTCAG AAACTTCTTCAATCCTTTGGAGAGAGTCAGTACCCTGCACGACACACGAAAGAAAGATTGGCTGCAGAGCTTGGGTTAACATTTCAGCAG GTGAGTAAATGGTTTGAGAATACACGGCGCAGCCTGCGAGCTTCACAAGCAATCACACCTCTAGCAGTTAGTCAGCCTGGGATGAATAACAGGGATGAATCTCAGGCGAAAGAAACCAATCAAGCTGGGATAATTACTCCAACTAATGGCAATGCAGCAAGTGCCAGTTTAATATGTGTCACAACTCCGAGCAAAACTGCAGCTGCGTCCAATTCTCAGGGCCTCTATACTGGATCTAGCTTCAGTAATGGACAGAACTCTGGTAGCGGCCGGGGTAAGAGAAACAAATCAGTGGAGGATGGCAAACAAGAGGTTCAAGATGTGAGTACCTCAAACATTGTAGACAAAACAAGAGAATTAATCGACAAAGATCGGCAGAAGGCAATAGCTCGTGAATTGCGAAAGAGAAGGAAGTGCATGTGA
- the LOC120277229 gene encoding homeobox protein HOX1A isoform X2 encodes MERAKIKATVDFASYVHVACFLKICSLEKIKPEKELERAKSEILRCKLKIRDLFHHLDSLLSKGRFEDSLFDSEGQISSDDIFCATCNTKDVTANNDIILCDGICDRGFHQKCLNPPLLSENIPSGDEGWLCPACDCKVDCFDLLNEFQGSDLTIENTWENVFPEAAASTNSGMQHDESGFPSDDSEDDDYDPDVPVVDEEDQEEGYSSEESDSISLSEESGGLKHELQNKDLGLPSDDSEDDDYDPNRQDIDEKTKKTRSSSDESDFSSDSDEFCALLSKASDANEVSESCKPSTSSSERRRASQRNKSTINSAPLSLSEPNMNQENAIPVSEKTQHEHLDYKKLQAEGNGKTYYNSTDDEDWSNVNTKKKGKGDPHSTKKKGSRRSKGKLAEDGGTVNSGLDLLQASQISNELTPLGTQVRSEAHQVNMFVAERLGDSHGPDSNGNARPIPRRSLGGAISQKLLQSFGESQYPARHTKERLAAELGLTFQQVSKWFENTRRSLRASQAITPLAVSQPGMNNRDESQAKETNQAGIITPTNGNAASASLICVTTPSKTAAASNSQGLYTGSSFSNGQNSGSGRGKRNKSVEDGKQEVQDVSTSNIVDKTRELIDKDRQKAIARELRKRRKCM; translated from the exons ATGGAGAGGGCAAAG ATCAAGGCAACAGTGGATTTTGCTTCCTACGTTCATGTagcttgttttctcaaaatCTGCAGTTTGGAAAAAATTAAGCCTGAGAAGGAGCTTGAACGAGCCAAATCTGAAATTTTACGCTGCAAACTAAAAATCCGTGACTTGTTTCACCATTTGGACTCTTTATTATCCAAGGGAAGATTTGAGGACTCTTTGTTTGATTCTGAGGGACAAATTTCTAGTGATGAT ATATTTTGTGCCACATGCAATACAAAGGATGTTACCGCTAATAATGATATTATCCTCTGTGATGGAATTTGTGATCGTGGTTTCCACCAAAAGTGCTTGAACCCTCCATTGTTGAGTGAAAATA TTCCATCTGGAGATGAAGGTTGGTTGTGCCCTGCGTGTGATTGCAAGGTAGACTGCTTTGACTTGCTCAATGAATTTCAAGGAAGTGACTTGACTATTGAGAATACATGGGAG AATGTTTTTCCTGAGGCAGCTGCCTCCACAAATAGTGGTATGCAGCATGATGAATCTGGCTTTCCATCAGATGATTCGGAGGATGATGATTATGATCCTGATGTTCCTGTTGTTGATGAGGAAGACCAGGAAGAAGGATATAGTTCTGAAGAATCTGATTCCATTTCCTTGTCAGAGGAATCTGGGGGTTTAAAGCATGAACTACAGAACAAAGATTTGGGTCTCCCTTCTGATGATTCTGAAGATGATGATTATGACCCGAATAGGCAAGACATTGATgaaaaaactaagaaaacaagatCAAGTTCTGATGAGTCAGATTTTTCGTCTGATTCTGATGAATTCTGTGCATTACTTTCAAAAGCATCGGATGCTAATGAAGTTTCTGAATCTTGTAAGCCTTCCACCAGTTCTAGTGAAAGAAGACGTGCTTCTCAAAGAAATAAGTCTACAATAAATTCCGCGCCTCTTTCTTTATCAGAGCCTAATATGAACCAAGAAAATGCTATACCTGTATCAGAGAAAACGCAGCATGAACATCTAGATTATAAAAAGTTACAAGCG GAAGGCAATGGTAAGACGTATTATAATTCAACTGATGATGAAGACTGGTCTAACGTGAATACAAAGAAGAAAGGTAAGGGAGATCCTCATTCTACAAAGAAGAAAGGCTCTAGAAGATCCAAGGGCAAGCTTGCTGAGGATGGAGGAACTGTGAACTCAGGGTTGGATCTACTTCAGGCCTcccaaatttcaaatgaattgACACCTTTGGGAACACAAGTCAGGTCAGAGGCCCATCAGGTCAATATGTTTGTAGCTGAACGACTTGGTGATTCCCATGGACCTGATTCTAATGGCAATGCGAGGCCTATTCCACGTAGGTCTCTGGGTGGTGCAATATCTCAG AAACTTCTTCAATCCTTTGGAGAGAGTCAGTACCCTGCACGACACACGAAAGAAAGATTGGCTGCAGAGCTTGGGTTAACATTTCAGCAG GTGAGTAAATGGTTTGAGAATACACGGCGCAGCCTGCGAGCTTCACAAGCAATCACACCTCTAGCAGTTAGTCAGCCTGGGATGAATAACAGGGATGAATCTCAGGCGAAAGAAACCAATCAAGCTGGGATAATTACTCCAACTAATGGCAATGCAGCAAGTGCCAGTTTAATATGTGTCACAACTCCGAGCAAAACTGCAGCTGCGTCCAATTCTCAGGGCCTCTATACTGGATCTAGCTTCAGTAATGGACAGAACTCTGGTAGCGGCCGGGGTAAGAGAAACAAATCAGTGGAGGATGGCAAACAAGAGGTTCAAGATGTGAGTACCTCAAACATTGTAGACAAAACAAGAGAATTAATCGACAAAGATCGGCAGAAGGCAATAGCTCGTGAATTGCGAAAGAGAAGGAAGTGCATGTGA
- the LOC120276917 gene encoding cyclin-A3-1-like: MADKENIPVRITRSAAAKRSAAAAAGEASKFTSSDQPPQKRKRVALGELPIPSNAALNSMPRSQAKTRSKKKLENRSDPPADPGPQCDIDSRETDPQMCPHYASDIYQYLRSMEVEAKRRPLANYIETVQTDITANMRGILVDWLVEVAEEYKLVADTVYLTVSYVDRYLSSNAITRQQLQLLGVASMFIASKYEEIGPPHMEDFCYITDNTYTKQEVLKMETEILKFLSFEMGNPTIKTFLRRFTKAGLEESKYPALQLEFLGSYLAELSLLDYGCLRFLLSVVAASAVFLARFTISPENHPWCATLRRYTGYKPAELKDCIHAIHDLQLNKTFSNLVATRDKYMHHKFKGVSTLSPPLEIPPVYFEDIKEWS, translated from the exons ATGGCGGACAAGGAGAACATCCCCGTCCGCATCACCCGCTCGGCTGCCGCAAAGCGCAGCGCCGCCGCTGCCGCCGGTGAGGCTTCGAAGTTTACGTCTTCAGATCAACCGCCGCAGAAGAGGAAGCGAGTGGCACTCGGTGAGCTTCCCATTCCTTCCAATGCTGCCCTCAATTCAATGCCTCGATCCCAGGCCAAAACTAGATCTAAGAAGAAGCTTGAAAATCGGAGCGATCCTCCTGCTGATCCGGGTCCTCAATGCGATATTGACTCCAGGGAGACTGATCCACAGATGTGCCCACACTATGCCTCTGATATCTATCAGTACCTTCGCTCCATGGAG GTGGAAGCAAAGAGGAGGCCGTTGGCTAATTATATTGAGACAGTCCAGACTGATATCACAGCTAATATGCGAGGGATTTTGGTTGATTGGTTAGTGGAAGTTGCTGAAGAGTACAAGCTTGTTGCTGATACTGTTTATCTCACTGTATCATATGTTGATCGGTACCTCTCTTCAAATGCCATTACTAGGCAGCAGTTACAGCTTCTTGGAGTGGCTAGCATGTTCATTGCCTC GAAATATGAAGAGATTGGCCCTCCTCATATGGAGGATTTCTGTTATATAACAGACAACACTTATACCAAGCAGGAG GTGTTGAAGATGGAAACtgaaatattgaaatttctcaGCTTTGAGATGGGCAATCCAACCATAAAGACCTTCCTCAG GCGGTTCACTAAGGCTGGCCTTGAGGAAAGTAAA TATCCAGCACTACAGTTGGAGTTCTTGGGTAGCTACCTAGCTGAGTTGAGTTTATTAGATTATGGTTGTCTCCGGTTCTTACTGTCAGTAGTTGCTGCTTCTGCTGTGTTTCTTGCTAGATTCACAATCAGTCCAGAGAATCATCCTTGG TGTGCAACTCTTAGACGATACACTGGGTACAAGCCAGCTGAATTGAAGGACTGCATTCATGCAATTCATGATTTGCAATTGAATAAAACATTTTCCAATCTTGTTGCTACCAGGGACAAGTACATGCACCACAag TTCAAGGGTGTCTCAACATTATCCCCTCCACTAGAAATCCCTCCAGTTTATTTTGAAGATATCAAAGAATGGAGTTAA